From the genome of Saccopteryx bilineata isolate mSacBil1 chromosome 6, mSacBil1_pri_phased_curated, whole genome shotgun sequence, one region includes:
- the LOC136308077 gene encoding uncharacterized protein isoform X1: MVKGWGKIPYIWCRNLGGVRKSTRTAPLSFPSKKEPGSLTFHPLRHTVRLILSASMWRTSHPNGRPGQPGKPTTRTLKPHGQLTWPDIGHHPHQTTGPHLRNSLSHSQTDVPPDSPQSHHLLISLPHDAPNQQEVARRIAVPLFNTKGQNVRSVDNGEGHVRNQTRELWLEPPTPVRAKRNFPGVLGKRATVCQLVRFCHVILGS; encoded by the exons tggggaaaaataccttacatttggtgccgaaacctgggaggagttagAAAGTCCACAAGGacagctcctctctccttcccctccaagaaagaaccaggatctctgaccttccacccacttcggcacacggtgcg gctcatcctcagtgcctctatgtggcggacaagccacccaaatgggaggccaggcCAGCCAGGCAAGCCCACCACTCGAACTCTTAAGCCTCATGGACAACTGACATGGCCTGATATTGgccatcatcctcaccaaaccACAG gaccacatctgcgAAATTCATTGAGTCAcagtcaaacagatgttcctcccgactcccctcaaagccaccaccttctgatctcccttccccacgatgcccctaaccagcaggaagtagccagacgaatagcaGTGCCCCTATTTAatacaaaaggtcagaatgtaaggtcggtggacaatggggaaggtcacgtgagaaaccagacccgggaactttggctggaaccgcccacacccgtgcgcgccaaaagaaacttcccaggagtccttgggaaaagagcgactgtctgtcAGCTAGTGAGATTTTGCCACGTCATATTAGGGTCTTGA